A genomic segment from Myxosarcina sp. GI1 encodes:
- a CDS encoding helix-turn-helix transcriptional regulator, translating into MSKANKPKKQASSESGAPICDSPLIHLEQVRQVQSEIVTTEKAQQMAQFFGAMADPHRLKLLSALSHAELCVCDLAAVVKMSESAVSHQLRLLRNLRLVKHRREGRNVYYSLADAHIANLYREVAEHLDEV; encoded by the coding sequence ATGAGCAAAGCTAACAAGCCAAAGAAACAAGCCTCTTCAGAATCGGGCGCACCAATCTGTGATTCGCCTCTAATTCATTTAGAGCAAGTGCGTCAGGTGCAGTCAGAAATTGTCACTACAGAGAAAGCACAGCAAATGGCTCAATTTTTTGGCGCAATGGCAGATCCCCATCGGCTCAAACTTCTTTCTGCACTTTCTCATGCCGAACTTTGTGTCTGTGACTTAGCAGCAGTAGTCAAAATGAGTGAATCTGCCGTATCCCATCAGTTACGTTTGCTCCGAAACCTACGTTTGGTGAAGCATCGTCGCGAAGGGCGTAACGTCTATTACAGCTTGGCAGACGCGCATATAGCTAATCTATATCGAGAAGTAGCCGAACATTTAGACGAAGTTTAA
- the rppB gene encoding two-component system sensor histidine kinase RppB: MKQNQLFFKSRWRLASWYAAILSIVLLICALGFYEAVAHAHRITINQELKSVAGTLHDSLLPVLEQPGKIEPEVKELLPNTCLVETGCYNPDRFQALRLGVIGQDKYYLRLFSLSENLVAVAGMQPELPQVLDREWETLTDSQGIRYQQVSFLLHTQQGQNWGYLQVGRSLQDFDTYVANVRWLLLLGVPLVVLMVAGVSWWLSGSAIRPIYQSYRQMQQFTADAAHELRTPLAAIQATAQSDLMLPDLSGSQAKETLKSIVRQNKRLSYLVADLLILCRIDGEISTSSSNKNREKVTLANLIIEVEEDLAALAMASEIELTSQIKVSQPIVVLGDRTQLYRLITNLVTNAIQYTPAGGQVIVSLTEEHHRAVVSVRDTGIGISKPEQRRIFDRFYRVNKARSRSKGGSGLGLAIARAIALAHNGSLEVQSEADKGSNFILRLPAHY; encoded by the coding sequence GTGAAGCAAAACCAACTTTTTTTCAAATCGCGCTGGCGACTGGCTAGCTGGTATGCAGCAATTCTAAGCATAGTCTTGCTTATTTGTGCTTTGGGATTTTACGAAGCAGTTGCTCATGCCCATCGTATTACTATTAACCAAGAATTAAAATCGGTCGCGGGAACTCTGCACGATAGCTTGTTACCCGTTCTCGAACAGCCAGGAAAAATAGAGCCTGAAGTAAAAGAGTTATTACCAAATACCTGCCTTGTAGAAACAGGCTGTTACAACCCCGATCGCTTTCAAGCGTTGCGATTAGGTGTAATCGGACAGGATAAATATTATTTACGCCTCTTCAGTTTGTCAGAAAATTTGGTAGCAGTAGCAGGGATGCAGCCCGAATTACCTCAAGTGTTAGATCGAGAGTGGGAAACCTTAACCGATTCTCAGGGTATTCGCTATCAACAAGTTTCTTTTCTTTTACACACTCAACAAGGGCAAAACTGGGGTTATCTTCAAGTCGGTAGAAGTCTGCAAGATTTTGATACTTATGTTGCTAATGTCAGATGGCTTCTACTGTTGGGAGTACCTTTAGTAGTGCTAATGGTAGCAGGTGTTAGCTGGTGGCTATCGGGGTCGGCTATACGCCCGATTTATCAGTCTTATCGGCAAATGCAGCAATTTACTGCCGATGCTGCTCACGAACTCAGGACTCCTTTAGCAGCCATTCAAGCAACGGCTCAATCAGATCTCATGCTACCCGATCTATCAGGATCTCAAGCTAAAGAGACTCTCAAAAGCATAGTGCGTCAGAACAAACGGCTGTCTTATTTAGTAGCGGATTTGTTGATATTATGTCGTATTGATGGTGAAATTAGCACCAGTAGTTCCAACAAAAATCGAGAAAAAGTTACTTTAGCAAACCTAATTATTGAAGTAGAAGAGGATTTGGCAGCCTTAGCAATGGCTTCAGAAATCGAACTCACTTCTCAAATTAAAGTGTCTCAGCCGATTGTGGTGTTGGGCGATCGCACTCAGCTATATCGTTTAATTACTAATTTAGTTACTAACGCGATTCAGTACACACCAGCAGGAGGGCAAGTTATTGTCAGTTTGACCGAAGAACATCATCGGGCAGTAGTTTCAGTCCGAGATACGGGTATTGGTATTTCAAAACCAGAACAACGGCGTATCTTCGATCGTTTTTATCGCGTGAATAAGGCTCGTTCTAGAAGCAAGGGCGGTTCTGGGCTTGGGTTAGCTATAGCTCGTGCGATCGCTTTGGCTCACAACGGGAGTTTGGAAGTGCAGAGTGAGGCTGACAAAGGAAGTAATTTTATATTACGACTTCCCGCACACTATTAG
- the rppA gene encoding two-component system response regulator RppA — MRILLVEDEPDLGAAIKQSLNQSNHLVDWAVDGLDAWDYFKLKEYHLGIFDWLLPGISGIELTKRIRQQQKPLPILMLTAKDSMEDKIAGLDAGADDYLVKPFDMPELLARLRALQRRTPQLQPQRLQVGNLSLDYGTNTFWLQEESGETQIQLTKKEFQLLEYFMQHPNQIVSSEQLLERLWEFGAEPPSNVVAAQISLLRRKLAKYGCSDLIETVYGLGYRFQQ; from the coding sequence GTGAGAATATTATTAGTTGAAGACGAACCAGATTTAGGAGCTGCGATCAAACAGAGTTTAAACCAAAGCAATCACCTTGTAGATTGGGCTGTAGACGGTCTGGATGCTTGGGATTACTTTAAACTAAAGGAATACCATCTAGGAATTTTCGACTGGTTGTTACCTGGAATATCGGGGATAGAATTAACTAAGCGCATCAGGCAACAGCAAAAGCCCTTACCCATACTGATGTTGACGGCAAAAGACAGTATGGAAGATAAAATTGCTGGTTTGGATGCGGGAGCGGATGATTACCTGGTCAAACCCTTTGATATGCCAGAACTGTTAGCAAGATTGAGAGCTTTACAAAGAAGAACTCCTCAGCTACAACCCCAGCGATTACAAGTAGGTAATCTCAGCCTGGACTACGGTACTAATACTTTTTGGCTTCAGGAAGAATCGGGAGAGACACAAATACAATTGACTAAAAAAGAATTTCAATTGTTAGAGTATTTTATGCAGCATCCAAACCAAATTGTTAGTAGCGAACAGCTCTTGGAACGACTATGGGAATTCGGTGCAGAACCACCTAGTAATGTAGTCGCAGCACAAATCAGCTTGCTGCGACGCAAACTAGCTAAGTATGGGTGTAGCGATCTGATAGAAACCGTCTACGGGTTAGGCTATCGTTTTCAACAATGA
- a CDS encoding APC family permease, translating to MKNEYKSGSLSLLGAIAMGTGVMIGAGIFALTGQVAELAGALFPFAFLAAAIISGFSAYSYIKMSNAYPSAGGIAMYLKKAYGRSTMTGVCALLMAFSMIINESLVGRTFGTYTLQLFNVGENSYWVPILAVGLIAVAFLINISGNKIIGSLSQVTAFLKIGGIIVFAAVTLWAAGFSFKPDFGAGSSEVIPGSGFMAGVAIAILAYKGFTTITNSGGEVKNPEKNVGRAIIASLAICVVVYLLVAFAVASSLPLAQIVEAKNFALAEAAKPALGQYGVWFTVAIAIIATASGIIASVFAVSRMLAMLSEMEIIPHRHFGMPGDIQKHTLVYTVVLAAALAAFFDLTRIASLGAIFYLLVDIAIHWGVFRNQKNDINVNGAIVMTALVLDIIVLGAMTILKGSSDPMLLVIAAIGLLLTFLGERFFLKNHQMARE from the coding sequence ATGAAAAACGAATATAAATCGGGAAGCCTTTCTTTGCTCGGTGCTATAGCTATGGGAACTGGAGTTATGATTGGCGCGGGCATCTTTGCTCTGACTGGACAGGTAGCAGAACTAGCAGGAGCTTTGTTTCCCTTTGCTTTTTTAGCTGCTGCAATTATTAGCGGGTTTAGTGCCTACTCGTATATCAAAATGTCCAACGCCTATCCATCGGCAGGGGGCATTGCTATGTATCTAAAAAAAGCTTATGGTCGTAGCACTATGACTGGAGTTTGCGCTTTGTTGATGGCTTTTTCCATGATTATCAATGAGAGTCTGGTAGGGCGCACTTTTGGTACTTATACGCTACAGCTTTTTAACGTTGGAGAAAATAGCTATTGGGTGCCAATCTTAGCAGTAGGTCTGATTGCAGTAGCCTTTTTGATTAACATTTCAGGCAACAAAATAATTGGCTCACTTTCTCAAGTTACTGCATTTTTAAAGATTGGCGGAATTATTGTTTTTGCTGCCGTAACTTTGTGGGCTGCTGGATTCTCGTTCAAACCCGATTTCGGGGCTGGTTCTAGTGAAGTAATTCCAGGTAGTGGTTTTATGGCAGGTGTCGCGATCGCTATTTTGGCTTATAAGGGATTTACAACTATTACTAATAGTGGCGGTGAGGTAAAAAACCCCGAAAAAAATGTAGGACGAGCTATCATTGCTTCATTAGCAATTTGTGTCGTAGTCTACCTGCTGGTGGCTTTCGCCGTAGCTTCTAGTCTGCCTTTGGCTCAGATTGTTGAAGCCAAAAACTTCGCCTTGGCAGAGGCAGCAAAGCCCGCATTAGGTCAGTATGGTGTCTGGTTTACAGTAGCAATTGCTATAATTGCCACCGCTTCAGGAATTATTGCTAGTGTCTTTGCCGTGTCGCGAATGTTGGCAATGTTAAGCGAGATGGAAATTATTCCCCATCGCCATTTTGGAATGCCAGGAGATATTCAAAAGCATACTTTAGTTTACACCGTTGTTCTGGCAGCAGCTTTAGCTGCGTTTTTCGATCTTACGCGAATCGCCTCTTTAGGAGCTATTTTCTATTTATTGGTCGATATAGCTATACATTGGGGCGTTTTTCGCAATCAAAAAAACGATATCAATGTCAATGGCGCGATCGTTATGACCGCTCTGGTTCTCGATATTATTGTTCTTGGTGCAATGACGATTTTGAAAGGAAGTTCCGATCCCATGCTGCTGGTAATTGCAGCTATAGGTTTGCTACTGACATTTCTGGGCGAGCGATTTTTCCTCAAAAATCACCAGATGGCTCGGGAATAG
- a CDS encoding efflux RND transporter periplasmic adaptor subunit: MTANTTKNQGSTSDDNENLPEDSLKSDRATEEVTHPSTVEPEPITETAPQQESTSSFKWGKTLLGLGVFALLTGNILVLTNHLKPSSSMAGMEGMDHGDMDHGSMSHDEMMAVDGSFNPNPVRVETVKPQVLEASVSYTGTIKPYEEIMVYPRVAGQLTNYSVYPGDRVTAGQPIATLDASELTTGVAEAVAEVSTMETDLEMSKIEVDEQRSAIAQIEADLDYLNLKKDRFARLVKDGVISQDEFDVVDSEVRSKEANLKQARVKLARMEAMVTNNRAKINQAKAKVDTAKVMQGYTTINSPISGIVQERNVDPGVVVQPSMGIVKIGNYDRVRLQANVAQSDAVNINPGATVVATVPGSNIAPIKGKITSIFPQANSQTRTVTVEAVIDNPDGQLLSGKFLEMKIVTARKPNAITVPQAAVVEFQDQPSVWVVEGDTVTAQPVTLGMSTGDRVEVIDGLESGQAVVTSGQNRLVENAPVAVINQSEQPITSNKAATQDIQIQLVSPDNNEVAMGDAQLVIEVKDAQGQPLDIKDLEMSASMPMKNMAPMSAPVEVQSDGKPGMFKADTYLSMKGDWTITAQVKDPKNKGKQEFAIKVK, from the coding sequence ATGACCGCAAATACTACAAAGAATCAAGGGTCAACATCTGATGACAATGAGAACTTACCAGAAGATTCTCTAAAATCAGATCGCGCAACCGAAGAAGTTACGCACCCTTCAACTGTCGAACCAGAACCAATAACAGAAACTGCTCCTCAACAGGAATCAACCTCCAGTTTTAAATGGGGAAAAACCCTTTTGGGACTGGGCGTTTTTGCCCTGCTGACAGGAAACATCCTGGTATTAACTAACCATCTCAAACCTTCTAGTTCGATGGCAGGGATGGAAGGAATGGATCATGGGGATATGGATCATGGCAGTATGTCTCACGATGAGATGATGGCGGTGGATGGTTCATTTAACCCCAATCCCGTGCGGGTAGAAACCGTCAAACCCCAAGTGTTAGAAGCCAGCGTGAGCTATACGGGGACGATTAAACCCTATGAAGAAATTATGGTTTATCCTCGCGTGGCAGGACAACTAACCAACTACTCAGTTTATCCAGGCGATCGCGTTACCGCAGGACAGCCTATCGCTACTCTGGATGCTTCGGAGTTGACTACGGGGGTCGCCGAAGCAGTAGCAGAGGTCAGCACGATGGAAACCGATCTAGAGATGAGCAAAATTGAGGTAGATGAACAGCGAAGCGCGATCGCTCAGATTGAAGCCGATCTCGACTATCTCAACCTAAAAAAAGACCGCTTTGCCCGACTGGTTAAGGATGGAGTGATTTCCCAAGATGAGTTTGATGTAGTCGATAGCGAAGTCAGAAGCAAAGAAGCTAACCTCAAGCAAGCACGGGTGAAACTGGCGCGGATGGAAGCGATGGTGACAAATAACCGTGCCAAGATTAACCAAGCCAAAGCTAAAGTCGATACTGCCAAGGTGATGCAGGGTTACACCACCATTAATTCTCCTATTTCGGGCATCGTCCAAGAACGAAACGTCGATCCTGGGGTGGTGGTTCAACCCAGTATGGGCATCGTTAAAATTGGCAACTACGATCGGGTTCGCTTACAGGCTAATGTTGCTCAAAGTGATGCGGTAAATATTAATCCAGGGGCGACAGTAGTTGCTACTGTTCCTGGTAGTAACATTGCGCCAATCAAAGGAAAAATTACCAGCATCTTTCCCCAAGCCAACAGTCAAACTCGCACGGTAACGGTAGAAGCAGTTATTGATAATCCCGATGGACAATTGCTTTCTGGTAAGTTTCTCGAAATGAAGATTGTCACCGCCCGTAAACCCAATGCTATTACTGTTCCTCAAGCTGCGGTAGTGGAATTTCAAGACCAACCCTCAGTTTGGGTAGTGGAAGGAGATACGGTAACAGCCCAACCCGTAACCTTGGGAATGTCAACGGGAGACAGGGTAGAAGTGATTGATGGTTTGGAGTCGGGACAAGCAGTAGTAACTTCGGGTCAAAATCGCTTAGTAGAAAATGCCCCCGTAGCGGTAATTAATCAGTCCGAACAACCCATTACATCTAACAAAGCTGCTACTCAAGATATTCAAATCCAGCTAGTCAGTCCCGACAATAACGAGGTAGCAATGGGTGATGCCCAACTGGTAATCGAAGTCAAAGATGCTCAAGGTCAACCATTAGATATCAAAGACCTAGAGATGAGTGCATCAATGCCCATGAAAAACATGGCACCGATGTCTGCACCAGTTGAGGTTCAATCAGACGGCAAGCCAGGTATGTTCAAAGCTGATACCTATCTCAGCATGAAAGGAGACTGGACAATTACCGCTCAAGTCAAAGACCCGAAAAATAAAGGTAAGCAAGAGTTTGCCATCAAAGTCAAGTAA